One region of Primulina tabacum isolate GXHZ01 chromosome 1, ASM2559414v2, whole genome shotgun sequence genomic DNA includes:
- the LOC142530820 gene encoding ATP-dependent RNA helicase DEAH12, chloroplastic-like: MYKPESFAAGDARQKPSHARTGLIQPQNNPPFRRPARQQWGGERIFSHHYRDRPPGSFSTRPNFIVQLIKDSPRMMEDAETREIVQKITHQPQKFNVLVSAHIAGTLLYEQWSETLETVVQLWEMKLNGNGHNFLPRVICNIDLPSDKAELNNKLRPLFLEKLKGLLEGNSVQKWMKKLRDVEHDIKRVSDILLKPSRIGILNELRRKKIGLEDERDLIFKRVQEFKSGVKRIVSYLDDGEDEEESITPVFRFWDAEIEWGRIYRLMMRECQRLDDGLPIYAHRQDILKQIQSQQITVLVGETGSGKSTQLVQFLADSAGSRHESIVCTQPRKLAAISLAERVKVESHGCYKDTSVDYYLSRSSFQTFDSKVIFMTDNCLLQHYMSDKQLTKISCIIVDEAHERSLNTDLLLALIKNLLVQRPNLRLVIMSATADADQFASYFFGCRIFHMPGRSFPVDVKYVPCESEGLIASKSVPSYVSDVMRIVTQIIKTEKDGTILAFLTSQMEVEWACEKFQASSAIALPLHGKLSHVEQHRVFLTYPGKRKVIFTTNVAETSLTIPGVKYVVDSGLVKESRFEPASGMNVLRVCKICQSSAKQRAGRAGRTEPGTCYRLYTENDFESMQTHQEPEIRMVHLGVAVLRILALGIKNVQEFDFVDAPSPSAIDMAVRSLIQLGAVVEINGSCNLTLEGGEMVKLGIEPRLCKLILQCFRHGLRREGLVLAAVMANSSSIFCRVGSDEDKLKSDRLKVKFCHSDGDLFTLLAVFKEWESLPWERKNSWCWENSINAKSMKRCQDTVQDLEACLKNELNLVIPNYWLWDPQVNTEHNEILKNVILSSLAENVAMYSGYDQLGYQVALSGKHFQLHPSCSLLNFGQRPPWVVFGEILSASNEYLVCVSAFDFKCLSTLSPAPVFDFVKMDNHQLQKRTLSGFGSILLKRFCGKWNGNVRHLVSSIRASCADERIGVEVNVDHNEIHLYASSQDMKTVCDSVNNTLEYQKKLLQNECFEKCLYNGGPKVLPSFALFGAGAVIKHLELEKRFLTVDVCYSKADKLNDKELILFLESFTSGGICAISRFSGCGLDNEEREKWGRVTFLTPDAAKKATELSDFEFCGGLLKVIPAKNVFGGDNKMASFPAVRAKIFWPRRYSRGVAIVKCDPKDVALMVNDFSNLIIADRLAWSEASTKTKDSVVITGLDKELYEADILQVLRAATSRRILDFFLIRGDAIDNPSLMACEEAVMREISPFMPRRNPQGNFVRVQVFEPKRKDCYMRATITFDGNLHLEAAKALEQIDGKVLPGCFSWQKIRCQRMFHSSVSCPAPVYFVIRTQLNSLLARVQRRNGVECNLERNLNGSYRVKISANATKVVSEIRSPLEQLMKGKSLQHPDITPSVLQLLFSRDGVLLMKSIQHETGTHILFDKHSMTVRLFGSPERLARAQQRLVEALLSLRDTKQLEIQLCDGVLPPNMMKRIVQEFGPDLRGLEKKFPEAEFSLDAKHHCISIIGPKELKQKVEEIINDIAQRSGLQIPRNNNDACPICLCEVEDCYILEGCCHKFCRLCLVEQSESAIRNQDSFPLRCTKEDCGALILLTDLRSLFSSEKLDELFRASLGSFVAGSGGTYRFCPSPDCPSVYRVSEPGHPGTQFVCGSCLAETCTSCHLEYHPYLTCEKYKEFKDNPDTSLKEWCVGKDYVKMCPVCGFTIEKVDGCNHIECRCGKHVCWVCLEFFGSSDECYGHLRSVHLAII; the protein is encoded by the exons ATGTATAAACCGGAAAGTTTCGCCGCCGGCGATGCCCGCCAGAAGCCGTCTCATGCTCGGACTGGATTAATTCAACCGCAGAATAACCCGCCTTTTCGTCGACCAGCGCGCCAGCAGTGGGGAGGGGAGCGTATTTTTTCTCACCACTACCGCGATCGACCCCCGGGTTCTTTTTCAACCCGCCCCAACTTCATCGTCCAGCTAATAAAGGACAGTCCGCGCATGATGGAAGACGCTGAAACCAGGGAAATTGTTCAGAAAATTACTCACCAGCCGCAGAAATTTAATGTTCTCGTGTCTGCGCATATTGCGGGGACGCTTCTTTATGAGCAGTGGAGTGAGACGTTGGAGACAGTTGTTCAGTTGTGGGAAATGAAATTGAATGGAAACGGGCATAATTTTTTGCCTCGAGTTATTTGTAATATTGATCTGCCTTCTGATAAGGCGGAATTGAACAATAAATTGAGACCATTGTTTTTGGAGAAATTGAAGGGATTGTTGGAGGGGAATTCGGTGCAGAAATGGATGAAGAAACTCAGGGATGTGGAGCATGATATTAAGAGGGTTTCTGATATCTTGCTTAAACCGAGTAGAATTGGAATTTTAAATGAGTTGCGGAGAAAAAAGATAGGATTGGAAGATGAAAGGGATTTGATCTTCAAGAGGGTGCAGGAGTTTAAGAGTGGGGTTAAGCGCATCGTGAGTTACTTGGACGATGGGGAAGACGAGGAAGAGTCCATAACTCCTGTTTTTCGCTTTTGGGATGCAGAGATTGAGTGGGGGAGGATTTACAGGTTGATGATGAGGGAATGCCAGAGGCTTGATGATGGACTGCCGATTTACGCCCATCGACAGGACATCCTCAAACAGATACAAAGCCAGCAG ATCACTGTACTTGTTGGGGAGACTGGTTCGGGAAAGAGCACACAGTTGGTGCAGTTTCTTGCTGATTCTGCAGGTTCTAGACATGAGTCGATTGTTTGCACTCAGCCCCGCAAACTTGCGGCAATCTCGTTGGCAGAAAGGGTTAAAGTGGAAAGCCATGGTTGTTATAAAGATACTTCAGTTGATTACTATCTGTCACGTTCATCTTTTCAGACATTTGATTCCAAAGTCATTTTTATGACTGACAATTGCCTGTTGCAGCATTACATGAGTGATAAGCAACTAACTAAGATATCATGCATTATTGTTGATGAGGCTCATGAGAGAAGCTTAAACACAGATCTACTTCTGGCGTTGATAAAAAATTTACTAGTTCAAAGGCCCAATCTTAGGCTTGTCATTATGTCTGCAACTGCGGATGCCGACCAATTTGCAAGCTACTTTTTTGGTTGTCGAATATTTCATATGCCTGGCAGAAGCTTTCCTGTTGATGTTAAATATGTACCATGTGAATCTGAAGGATTAATTGCTTCTAAATCTGTTCCATCGTATGTTTCTGATGTTATGAGGATTGTAACTCAAATAATTAAGACTGAGAAGGATGGCACTATCCTTGCCTTCTTGACCTCACAGATGGAAGTTGAATGGGCTTGTGAGAAGTTTCAAGCCTCCTCCGCAATTGCCTTACCTTTGCATGGGAAACTTTCTCATGTCGAGCAACATCGGGTGTTTCTGACCTATCCTGGGAAAAGAAAAGTTATATTCACCACAAATGTTGCTGAGACGTCATTGACGATTCCAGGTGTCAAGTATGTTGTCGATTCTGGGTTGGTAAAAGAAAGTAGGTTTGAGCCTGCTAGTGGAATGAATGTTTTAAGGGTTTGCAAAATCTGCCAGAGCTCTGCTAAGCAACGTGCTGGTCGTGCTGGAAGAACTGAACCGGGGACATGTTATAGACTTTACACAGAGAATGACTTTGAGTCAATGCAGACTCATCAGGAACCGGAAATTCGTATGGTCCATCTTGGTGTTGCTGTTTTAAGGATTCTTGCTTTGGGCATCAAGAACGTGCAGGAATTTGATTTTGTTGATGCACCTAGTCCCAGTGCCATAGATATGGCTGTCAGAAGCCTTATTCAGTTAGGAGCTGTTGTAGAAATAAACGGGTCTTGTAATTTAACTTTGGAAGGGGGTGAGATGGTGAAGTTGGGTATTGAACCTCGGCTTTGTAAATTAATTCTACAATGCTTCCGACATGGCTTGCGCAGGGAGGGTCTTGTTCTTGCTGCTGTAATGGCCAATTCTAGTAGCATATTTTGCAGGGTTGGTTCAGATGAAGACAAGTTGAAATCTGATCGCCTGAAGGTGAAATTTTGCCATTCTGATGGTGATCTCTTCACTTTGCTTGCTGTTTTTAAAGAGTGGGAGTCTTTACCTTGGGAAAGGAAAAATAGTTGGTGTTGGGAAAACAGCATAAATGCGAAGTCCATGAAGAGATGCCAGGACACTGTCCAAGATCTGGAAGCATGCCTAAAGAATGAACTTAATCTTGTTATACCAAATTACTGGCTTTGGGATCCCCAAGTGAATACTGAACAtaatgaaattttgaaaaatgttatacTCTCTTCCCTGGCAGAAAATGTGGCTATGTACTCTGGATATGATCAGCTTGGCTATCAAGTGGCATTATCTGGGAAACATTTTCAACTTCATCCTTCATGTTCTTTGTTGAATTTTGGTCAGAGGCCACCCTGGGTAGTTTTTGGGGAAATCCTTTCAGCATCCAATGAATATCTGGTTTGTGTTAGTGCATTCGATTTTAAATGTTTGTCAACCCTTTCACCGGCTCCGGTCTTTGATTTTGTGAAGATGGACAATCATCAGCTACAAAAGAGGACTTTGTCAGGGTTCGGAAGTATACTTCTAAAAAGGTTTTGCGGCAAATGGAACGGCAATGTGCGCCATCTTGTTTCATCTATCAGAGCTTCTTGTGCAGATGAGCGTATAGGTGTTGAAGTTAATGTTGATCATAATGAGATACATCTGTATGCTTCTTCACAAGACATGAAGACTGTGTGTGATTCAGTGAATAATACGTTGGAGTATCAAAAAAAGTTGTTGCAGAATGAATGCTTCGAGAAATGCTTGTATAATGGAGGACCCAAAGTCTTACCTTCATTTGCTCTCTTTGGTGCTGGTGCAGTGATAAAACACCTGGAACTTGAGAAGAGATTTTTGACAGTAGATGTATGTTATTCAAAGGCTGATAAGCTCAATGATAAAGAGCTCATTTTGTTTTTGGAAAGTTTTACCTCTGGTGGTATTTGTGCCATTAGCAGATTCTCAGGCTGTGGTCTGGATAACGAAGAAAGAGAAAAATGGGGAAGGGTAACATTTCTGACACCTGATGCTGCCAAGAAAGCCACTGAATTAAGTGATTTTGAGTTCTGTGGTGGCTTGCTGAAGGTAATTCCTGCTAAAAACGTTTTTGGTGGTGATAACAAAATGGCATCATTTCCTGCTGTTAGAGCCAAAATTTTTTGGCCTCGTAGGTACAGCAGGGGCGTAGCAATTGTGAAATGTGATCCCAAGGATGTTGCTTTAATGGTTAATGATTTCTCTAATCTCATAATTGCAGACAGGCTTGCTTGGTCTGAAGCGAGTACAAAAACTAAGGACAGTGTTGTAATTACTGGACTCGATAAGGAACTTTATGAAGCTGATATATTGCAGGTGCTGCGTGCAGCAACAAGTAGGCGAATCTTGGACTTCTTTCTGATTAGAGGCGATGCTATAGATAATCCCTCGCTTATGGCTTGTGAAGAAGCAGTTATGCGTgaaatttccccctttatgccTCGAAGGAACCCACAAGGAAATTTTGTCCGTGTTCAGGTCTTTGAGCCAAAACGTAAGGATTGCTACATGCGAGCCACAATTACTTTTGATGGGAATTTACATTTGGAGGCAGCTAAGGCCTTAGAACAAATTGATGGGAAAGTATTACCTGGTTGTTTTTCATGGCAGAAAATACGATGTCAGCGAATGTTTCATAGCTCTGTATCCTGTCCTGCACCTGTTTACTTTGTTATCAGGACCCAGCTGAATTCTTTACTTGCTAGGGTGCAACGGCGAaatg GCGTTGAATGTAATCTAGAGAGGAACCTGAATGGTTCTTATCGAGTAAAGATATCTGCCAATGCTACAAAAGTCGTGTCAGAGATACGATCACCTCTGGAGCAGCTCATGAAAGGGAAGAGTTTACAACATCCAGACATCACTCCTTCAGTTCTTCAGCTTCTTTTTTCTCGAGATGGTGTTTTGCTTATGAAATCCATTCAGCACGAAACTGGGACTCATATACTTTTTGATAAGCATAGCATGACTGTAAGACTCTTTGGCTCTCCGGAAAGGCTTGCGCGTGCACAGCAGAGGCTTGTTGAAGCCCTTCTTTCTCTACGAGACACCAAGCAACTTGAGATCCAACTTTGTGATGGAGTTTTGCCTCCTAATATGATGAAGAGAATTGTCCAGGAATTTGGGCCAGATCTTCGAGGTCTTGAAAAGAAGTTTCCTGAGGCGGAGTTCTCTTTGGACGCAAAACACCATTGTATATCAATAATAGGTCCAAAAGAGCTGAAACAGAAAGTCGAAGAAATAATTAATGATATCGCACAGAGAAGTGGACTGCAAATTCCAAGAAATAATAATGATGCCTGCCCGATTTGCTTGTGTGAAGTCGAAGATTGTTACATACTGGAGGGTTGTTGTCACAAGTTCTGCCGCTTGTGTTTGGTTGAGCAGTCCGAATCTGCGATAAGAAACCAGGATAGTTTTCCTTTACGGTGTACAAAAGAGGATTGTGGGGCTCTTATCTTGCTTACTGATTTACGATCCTTATTCTCCAGTGAGAAATTGGACGAACTTTTTCGGGCTTCCTTAGGTTCATTTGTGGCTGGGAGTGGTGGCACCTACAGGTTTTGTCCGTCGCCTGACTGCCCTTCAGTGTACCGGGTTTCAGAACCTGGTCATCCCGGTACTCAATTTGTCTGTGGATCCTGCCTAGCAGAGACGTGTACTAGTTGTCACTTGGAATATCACCCATATCTGACATGTGAGAAATATAAAGAATTCAAAGACAACCCAGATACTTCTCTGAAAGAGTGGTGCGTGGGAAAAGATTATGTGAAAATGTGCCCCGTTTGTGGTTTCACCATCGAGAAGGTGGATGGGTGCAACCATATCGAATGTCGTTGTGGGAAGCATGTTTGCTGGGTATGCTTGGAATTCTTTGGAAGCAGTGATGAGTGCTACGGCCATTTGAGGTCTGTACACTTGGCTATTATTTGA